The sequence GCATCTCCTCACTCCTGTCTCCCCCACAGGAAGTCAGAACTGAGGATGCTGGATTTTACCCTGGACTCTGAGCAAGTCCACAGTAAAGGGGCTTCTGAAGCCTTGGCCAAGTTCCCATTTTGGTTACCATCAACAGTCAAGGCAGAGATGCCCCAGGCCGTGGCCAGGCCCAAGCCAACAGAGAATATGAAAAAAGGACCAAAGCAGCCATGGGAAGCAGTGGAAATACACATTGATCTTTTCCTGAGAGGCCCCTTCAAGTTAGATAAGTTCCTCTCCAGCCTCCTGACGAAAGTGGAACAGAGCCACGGGGCCCTGCATCTCTGCTGTAGGAAGCTGCACATTGAGGAGATGCCCTTCCACAGTCTGCTGGGGATCCTGAAGACACTCAAGCTGGATTTCATCCAGGAGCTGGAGGTGTTTGACTGGTTTGACTGGTTCTGGGCATTGTCAGATCCAAACCTATCTGCAACACAGCTGGGAAGGATCTTCAACCtgcgcagcctcaaactcatctACTACAACTGGGCCTTCTCCTCACGGGGCGAGCGGCCCTCCAGCTACTTTCTCTCACAGCTCACCAGGCTGGGCCACCTCCAGAAGCTGCACCTGTCTTACTCCTACCTCTCGGGCAACCTACATTATGTACTCAGGTGAATGGGTGGACAGGGGCATCCAAAGAGTTCCCTGAATACTCCTAAGTGAGGTCAGGACAGGGGAACAAGACAGGAAATGGGGCCCATTCTTAGATGCTCATGGAATTGTGGGCACGGCCTGGGAACCCAGGGTTCAGATGCAGTTGATGGCTGGGATCTGCTTTGGAAACATTTGATGGGGAAAGATGCATGTTGCTGTAAAAATAatatccactttgggaggctgaagtgggaagcttgcttgaggccagagttggaaaccagcctgggcaacaaagtaagaccacatttctacaaataaatacacaaaaattaaggccaagcacggtggctcatgcctgtaatcccagcactttgggagacagaggcaggtggatcacttgaggttaagagtttgagaccagcctggccaacatggagaaaccccatctctactaaaaatacaaaaattagccagatatgatggcatgtgcctgtaatcccagctgctcgggaggctgaggcaggagaatctcttgaacccaggaggtggaggttatagtgagccaagatcgcaccactgcactctagcttgggcaacagagcaagactccatctcaaaaaaaaacaaaaacaaaaacaaaaattagctgggcatggtagtgcacctttcgtcccagctactcaggaggccaaggcaggaggattgcttgagcccaggagtttgaggctgtagtgagccatgattgcaccactgcactccagcttgggcaacagagcgagactctgtctcaaaaaaaattacaacaaatttaatttaaagatctaattggcttttttttctctttaaagacaGGAGGtcattatgtcacccaggctagagtgcagtggcacaattacgtCTCacgcagcctcagactcctgtgttcaagctaccctcccgtctcagcctcctaagtggctaagactacagatgcgcaccactaCACCTTGcgaatgttttaaaaacttttttttttttttttttttttgagatggagtcttgctgtgtctcccaggctggagtgcagtggcatgatctcggctcactgcaagctccgcctcccgggttcacgccattctcccgcctcagcctcccaagtagctgggactacaggcgcccgccaccacgcccggctagttttttgtatttttagtagagacggggtttcaccatgttggccagactggtcttgaactccagacctcaggtgatccacccacttcggctccccaaagtgctgggattacaggtgtgagccattgcgcctgtcCTAATAATATGTTTATTTACTCAGCAAACCTTTTCAGGCACTGCTGAATGTTACACTGGTTCCCAAGAAAAGATCCTGAGACAGCACAGGTTAGGCCTCTCCTTCTGAGCTCATACTGCCCCAGACAGGTGGGTACAGAGCTCTGAAGGACAATCAGTATCCACTCTGTGCACGTCTCCTAGAAATTTCCAGATAGGGCATTCAGGACCCCCGGCCCTGGCTTAAACAGAAGCCTGAGCAGCAGCTTCCCCAAACCCAAACCTGAGGAATAATGGGCTCAGCCTATGGTTGCTTCTCATCAGATAAGCTCTTTCAGGTGGCTCCTCTCAGCAGTCATATTGGGTATGGATAATGTGAGTCTCCCTTTCACCAAAGAGAAACTTAGAGTTGGAGGGGTTTGTGGGGGACCTGGTAGGTCTGTTGAGAGAGAGCCTGGCCTTGGGACACCAAAGGACATGCTTCTGACCCTGCTGGTAAAAGGCTTCCCTAATGAGGGGGTGGCCATAGGACTGGCCTCCTCAGGGACGAGTAGGTGTTCCGGGCGGGGGGCCTGGGCCCTACCCTCACACAGCCACCCTTCTCTCCTCAGCTGTCTGTGGGTTCCACTGCATTCCCTGGAGATCTGCTACTGCAGGCTTCTCGACACTGACATCACCTACTTGTCCCAGAGCCCTCATACCACTTGCCTGAAGAAGCTGGATCTGAGTGGCAACAACCTGTCCTACATGATCCCTAGGCCCTTGGGGACCCTGCTGAGGGAGGTCTCAGGGACGCTGCAGCACTTAGACCTGAACCACTGCCGGCTGAAGGATGCCCACCTCAGTGCCCTCCTGCCCGCCCTGTGCCGCTGCTCCCACCTCAGTTCCCTGAGCCTCTCCGACAACCCCATCTCCAGTGCCTGCCTCCTGAGCCTGCTGGAGCACACAACGGGGCTGATGGAGCTGAAGCAGGTACTCTATCCCATCCCAGTCGACTGCTGCATGTACCTGCATGGCCTCTCCTGGGGTCCCGTGAACAAGGACAAGCTGTGCCAGTTGCAGGCTGAGATACAGAAGCAGCTGCAGGCCATGCAGCGGGCTGACATGCAGTGGAGCCCCCCGCTGCCCTTGCTTATGCAGCTGGTGCAGTTTGAATGAAGAGCAGGAGCCAGGCTCAGGGAACAGAAGTCAGAGAGGGCAGCTGGAATCACAGCTGGGGCCACATGTTGTTTGCAAGGAACATAAAATAAACTTCCATGGGAACTGTCTGGTGCTTTCTTCATTCCCCTTGCTCCCCTTTCCCAGTGCAAAGCCTGGCCTGTTTCACCTGTTCATTATCCAGCCACACGTTATCCAGGTGGCTCTACCGCCAGGTCACCAGAGACCCCAGAGGTCCAGCCCTCCCTGGCAAACACTCCCTCTTCTGGCCACTCATTCAGTTTCTCTTTGTCTTATGCTTCTGGATAGAATGAAGTGGGTCCTTAGCTGACTTCCCCACCTTTGGACATGAGCTGTACGCTGGAGTCGGAACAGCTCTGGGGGCTGTTGGGAGACTGGAAGGAAGCACATGCCTGGCACCAAACCCAGAGCACGCGGCCATCAGTCAGCTGATCACCATCGAGCACGTGCTGGGGCCAGGTGCTGCTGTCCTCAGACCAGGCATACATGGAGAGCATGGGTCGCAACCATTTAGGAAGTCCCTACAACAGGGCAAAGTCAGAAGAATCAGGAGTGGCTGCTAAAGCAGGTCAGGGAAGGTACCTCATAGAGGAGGCCTTTGAGTCCAGTCCTGAATCTGTGGCAGAGATCTGGAGTCAGGAACCCTGGGAGGGGCCCGGCAACAACAGCGGCTGAGAACCGGGCCTGAGCCTGGCAGGAGAGGACGGGTCAGAGGTTCACAGGCCCAGGCCCCCAGCACCATGTAGGTGGAATACAGTCAAGGCTGATGTAGAtggagacagaagacagacacaggggaACTTATGAGTGAACAAGATATGTCTAGGGTCTGCTTGGAAAGGCCTGGACCAAACTGACACACAGGCCCAGAGAAAGCCAGAGAATTACTGCTGGGTGGGAGAGGTTTACAGAACAGCCTTCAGTCCATTCTGCTAGCCCGCTTGTCACTTTCTGTTTATTTCCTGTCCTTGCTGAAGCTCTGCTGTAGGCATCCTGGTTCCACCTATGTAACCCCTGGAACCAGAGATGGGTAAGAAAGCCTTACTTAGTGGAAGGGTCCTCAGTGCCTCGCTTGCTGAGTTCTTCTTCCATCCAGGCGAGGGAGCTTGCCTGCTCACATGAGCCATCTTGCAGCAACCTCAGTGCCTCCCGAACTACCCTGACTCCAGGTTGTGATAGTACCCAGCAGATTCCTCATAGGATTCCTACAGAACAGCACGGTCCTTGTGCACCCACCTTCCTCTGTGTACCGCATCACGCTCAGAGGGCCAGCCCCGAAGCCATACAGTCATCTCCAGCAGTGTGGCCTGAGAATGGAGCGTGCTGATTTTTCACATTGTCCATTTAAGTAACAAGTACTTGCCAAGTGCCTCCCAGGTGACAGGTACTTTTGCAAGGGCAGAGGATGCAGCAGAAATAACTCAAAGTTCCTACCCTAGTGGAGCATGGGCTCCATGGAGATAAGCAAGCTGGCAGGTAAATGCCACGTTTTCAGGTTGGGAAAGGGCGAAACAAAGGGAGTGGGGCCCGCTGCTGAGGGGTGGAAAGGGAACTGTTTGCGATAAAGTACACACAAGGTCTGTTTTAGAGCAGAGACCTGAATGGAGGCAAAACCTCCAGgcagaggaacagaaaagcacAAATAGAGGAAGATCAAGATACAGAGAAATGCACTGGGGACTCAATGCACTGTGCCGTTACTTACtctgctgaaaaaaatcagatgCTTCCCCAAACCCTGACTGGCTAATAGCCTCTGATCCACACAATGCGCCTTTCTACGATGCAGCCATGCAGGCATGTAACTGCAGCTGTTCCACATGTCACTATCAGAGTGTAAGATCAGATTGGATGAATGAAATCCCATTGCTTCCTGTAGCTACCTTCTGGTGACACATCTTTCCAGCAGTGTCAGGGCACAGGTGCTGCCATGACCTCAGACTTGCTTTCCTCCTTACTCTGCCCACTCACTTTCTCCTTGCCTGAGTCAGTATTGCTCTTTAGTCAGATATTGGAGGATGCTTGCTCCTGGAAGTATCTGTACCAAATTTCCCCAAGATCATAAGACCTTCCTCCTCCTGCACCCACTTGAGAGCTTGCTTGTAGGTTTCCTGCAGTCCAGGCTGAGGGACAAAACTCAGCCTCTGAGTCAGGGTTAGGAGAGCTGACTGTGATTTGCATCCActattttgtgcctcagtttcttcgtcTATGAATTTAAGAATTTTGAATCACAAAGTTAATCATAgtccctacctcacaccattaCGTGTATGTTGAATAAGTTACTTGTTTAGAAGGGTTACATGCTGAGAATAGTGCCTGGTATCTAGTAAATCCTCTTGGAAAAGAAGGGACTCTTCCGAGGTCCCGTAGCAAAGTAGAGTGGTCAGAGGAACCTGGCTGGTAGGCTTGGTGGGAGGGTTCAGGGAAATGATCCCTGGAAAATCTTCAGGAGAGTGGTGGTCATGTGGGTCTTTTTCAGTAAGTCCTTCCCCATCTTGGTGTTGAGTGGACAGTCCTCTCCAGGGGATCCCTAGGAAGAAGCAGTAGGTGCACAGTGCATCAGCAAGCCCCACACAGGCCTCAGTCAAGAGAGGAAAtgcaggaaagagaagagggagagtggaaaaagaagggagggagggagaaagccAAACATTTCAGTAGGATTAGAGGAAAAGAATGGGTTGTCCGCTATTGCCCTGTAGAAGCAGGACTGTGGTGGATAGGGATCTCTGAGCCAGGGCCAGATGAACTGCTTTCCCAGATATTCCCTGCTTCCaactcatcctcctgcctcggcatgCACCACAGCCACTTCCACACACAAAGGTAGCATGTGCCAGCTCCCTAGAAACAACCAAGGAAGCAGGTGGCACCTGCACCCCCAGAAACTACTCACACTATCACTACAGAGACACTGTGCACCCTGCAGCATTAGGGGTGTTGCTCATACTATTTGGCAAAGTCAGCTTGGAGCACATAGAAAGTTATTTGAGTAATGGATATGTGTATGGGTCTTTCAGTTAACCCCTGACTCTTGGTCATTGCAAACATGAAACCAACATGATTATCAAAGTAGTGGTGGCCACTACTTTGTTGACTGTCatacactgtgctgtgtgttttatatatattttccgAGATAATTATCACAGATAACTAGAAAATAAGGCCCAAGAGAGcagactttttttctgtttcattcacCCTCGTATCCACAATGCCTGGCAATCAGTAGGTACCCAAAAAAATATTGGATGAGTATGAGAATAAAGGAAGATATGAGTGGATAGATGTTTTCCAGCATGTTTATTGTGGCGAGTTCTGAGATGttctttctctcatttccatTTATCTCATGGGCCTGTCTTGGGCTCTTGAGGCTTTGTACTAGCTGGTAACATTTTTATCTCCCCATTCTCTCCTCATcctccttgactttttttttttttttttaaggcaaggtctcactctgtcatccggtctggagtgcagtggtgcaatcatagctcactgcagcctcaacctcctgggaacAAGCCAccttctcacttcagcctcctgagtagcatgtgccgccatgcccagctaattttttttatttttattttttgtagacagggtctcactatgttaggctggtctcaaactcctgacctcaagtgatcccctcactttggcctccaaaagtgctgggattacaggcatgagccatcgtgcctggcccaatattcttgtttgtttattcttccaCATGAAAGGCACATTCATTTAGTCATATCCCAAAATTACCACTACAAGTACttcttcttaaaataagaaaatattataaagaattgAAATTAACACCACTCATCATTCCAACAGTAATCTGACTTGCCTTTTATTTCACTgggcaaaataaaatttattatggATATTGGCTTTGTGTTTATCACTATGATATCTTTCGATATTTTAGGAGAGGCAGGGAGGTAGCTTCTCCTGTGTAAATAATTCGCTTTTGCCACCATTTATTTACGTAGGTTTTTTGCTGATGTTCACAGAATATGCTGGCACCTTCTGGTTGTTCTTCAGTTGTTTCTTTTGTGAAGAAAGGTGTATAAAGACATgttgatcccagcactttgggaggccgagacgggcggatcacaaggtcaggagatcgagaccatcctggctaacacggtgaaaccccgtctctacaaaaaaaatacaaaaatctagccgggcgaggtggtgggcgcttgtagtcccagctactagggaggctgaggcaggagaatggcgtaaacccgggaggcggagcttgcagtgagctgagatccggcctctgcactccagcctgggcaacagaaggagactccgtctcaaaaaaaaaaaaaaaaaaaaaaaaaaaaaaaagacatgttgatgtcaggcgtggtggctcacacccataatcccagcactttgaaaagctgaggtgggcggatcacaaggtcaggagttcgagaccagactggccaaaatggtgaaaccccatgtctactaaaaataaaaataaaaaaccaggcgtggtggcacacacctgtagtcccagctactcaggaggctgaggcaggagaattgcttgaacccggcaggcagaggttgcagtgagccgagatcgtgccattgcattccagcctgggtgacagagcgagactccatctcaaaggaaaaaaaaaaagacatgttgaGTTCAGGTCACAGGAGAGGTTGCCAAGAGCTCTTTCTCCACATACCCTGCAAATCACTTAGGCTTCTGTGACTTTTTAAGCTCCACCCACCTCTGGGGACAGCACAGTAACAGAAGTCCCTCTCCCAGACAGGGGAGAAGGATGGCCTCAGCACACAGCCAGTCAATGTCCTGTTCCTCAGATTTCATTGCCCTTTTATTCAAACTTCAAAAAGtaatcttggccaggcgcggtggctcatgcctataatgccagcactttgggaggccaaggcaggtggatgacaaggtcaagaaattgagacaatcctggccaacacggtgaaacccgtctctactaaaaatacacacacacaaaaagaaatagctgggcatggtggtatgcacctgtagtcccaactactcaggaggctgaggcaggaggatcagggaggtggggggtggaggttgcagtgagccaagatcccgtccctgcactccagcctggcaacagagcaagactcctctcaaaaaaaaaaaaaaagtaatctttaAGGCTgtgcgcagtagctcatgcctataaatcctagcactttgggcaacagagtgagaccctgtcaagaaaagttttttaaagtaacttcTGGAACTAGGTTGCTCTGCCACTTCCATCTTTGTgtcctgcttctttcttttttttttttttttttgagatggagttttgctcttgttgcccaggctggagtgcaatggcatgatcttggctcactgcaacctccgcctgctgggttcaagcgattctcctgcctcagcctcccgagtagctgggactactacagatgtgcgccaccatgcccagctaatttttgtagttttagtaaagatggggtttctccatgttggtcaggccagtctcgaactcccagcctcaggtgatctgcccacctcagcctcccaaagtgctgggattagaggcgtgagccaccgcgcctggcctatatgtCCTGCTTCTTTAtgtgtaaaataaggataataataatatctaattgCTAGTGTTgtaatgaggattaaatgtgtCAGTAACAgaacagtgcctagaacagagtAAGTAAGCACTTCAGGATGTTAACTATTAACAGTATTACCAAAATCATGGACCAGCCTATGCCGaacaagagagaagagaggccCAGGAGCCCTCAGTTATCCCATCCACCATAACCAGGCACCTGCCCAGTAAGTGAGGAgggtgaggaagaagagaaaagtcGAGACCATGGTGGAAACGCCCCAGGGCTCTCCTTCCTGAAGTTCCATGGTGGGGTCAGGGTGCCTGAGTTTCTCTTATGGCCTCTCCACACTCCTTAGAGGAGGCCTCTGCATGCAAGTCTGCCGCTGCCCTTTAGGGGAGTCACAGTTTCTCCCCAGCCatggggaaagaagaaaagcccCTCCCACTGAGTCGATCCTAGGCCACCACTTCCCTGGTCAGAGTGGAGCTGTGGTTGAGGGGAGTCCCACTAGGGAGACACCTTCAAGTCGAAGGGTTCCTCGAATCTGGGTCATTTGTCAACCTAAGGGTCCATGAGAAAGACGGACCCAAAGCTCTGGTGGGTTAGGCTTCTGTGACTTAGGCTTCTGTGACTTTT comes from Macaca mulatta isolate MMU2019108-1 chromosome 10, T2T-MMU8v2.0, whole genome shotgun sequence and encodes:
- the LOC698692 gene encoding LOW QUALITY PROTEIN: PRAME family member 20-like (The sequence of the model RefSeq protein was modified relative to this genomic sequence to represent the inferred CDS: inserted 1 base in 1 codon); protein product: MSMEVNHPAPLRLLELAAHSLLSNEASVLLVLEQLTVNLFPPLLTAAFAKGHRKALKALVQAWPFPFLRLGSLIVQWPNQDSLQAVVDGLEAFSAHRACPRKSELRMLDFTLDSEQVHSKGASEALAKFPFWLPSTVKAEMPQAVARPKPTENMKKGPKQPWEAVEIHIDLFLRGPFKLDKFLSSLLTKVEQSHGALHLCCRKLHIEEMPFHSLLGILKTLKLDFIQELEVFDWFDWFWALSDPNLSATQLGRIFNLRSLKLIYYNWAFSSRGERPSSYFLSQLTRLGHLQKLHLSYSYLSGNLHYVLSCLWVPLHSLEICYCRLLDTDITYLSQSPHTTCLKKLDLSGNNLSYMIPRPLGTLLREVSGTLQHLDLNHCRLKDAHLSALLPALCRCSHLSSLSLSDNPISSACLLSLLEHTTGLMELKQVLYPIPVDCCMYLHGLSWGPVNKDKLCQLQAEIQKQLQAMQRADMQWSPXAALAYAAGAV